In Phyllostomus discolor isolate MPI-MPIP mPhyDis1 chromosome 3, mPhyDis1.pri.v3, whole genome shotgun sequence, a single genomic region encodes these proteins:
- the CHTF18 gene encoding chromosome transmission fidelity protein 18 homolog isoform X4 — protein MVSLEESAGPRGHGGLRAGAVRRRGRLPQPVRCRARAGTAALSPSRGRRRRTFEEAIARGDAAALGSPVGPSGNRKCGASKRQLATAVQRDRSPPLSPRVKRPRLEAVKRLNFEQDEMEELLLPDSPPQDITPPPSPEVPAELWGKGTVDAEADMGLIPASPATRNPVLRRPPVLEDYINVTSTGGDRAFLVLRADPVGTGVQSPFLDIQWRGRGQLDLLGVSFTSLKEQVDSERRQRSLEEAQRLSDTLHSLRTEEAEQEVPEEVSADSQDDSQHCLWVDEFAPQRYTELLSDDFTNRCLLKWLKLWDQVVFGQERPARKPRPSVESARAGKEATTTSKWKSHEQVLEEMLEAELDQSRRPRQKVALLCGPPGLGKTTLAHVIAKHAGYCVVEMNASDDRSPEAFRTHIEAATQMESVLGAGGKPNCLVIDEIDGASTAAINVLLSIIERKGPKEAKPGSLAMLAGEGRRLRPEGGVLMRPVICICNDQFAPSLRQLKQQALLLHFPPTVPARLVQRLQEISLRQGLQADPGALAALCEKTDNDIRACINTLQFLHGRGQRELSVRAVQTTRVGLKDQRKGLFSVWQEVFQLPRAQRRRVGQDPTLPPHTLLLGDGLTGSGHQAAEAPLTMAAERFYHILHVATSAGEHEKVVQGLFDNFLRLRLRDSSLGTVCVALDWLAFEDLLGQAAYHSQSFQLLRYQPFLPVAFHLLFASSHVPRIAFPSSQQEAQNRISQMQNLIQTLVSGVAPATRSRMARQTLVLDTFCLLLDILMPKLRPVSTQLYSAREKLQLATLVGTMLAYSLTYRQERTPDGQYVYRLEPNLEEVCRFPELPARKPLTYQAKQLIAREIEMEKMRRAEALVRDGDSPQADKSPPRAKGPQRGAGGKEAQLPTPRSHEQRLERILKREALEDQRIQPQRRTQWSGAWALRWAGVTSGSASKRASPTPCDAACISGTCYS, from the exons ATGGTGAGCCTAGAGGAGTCCGCTGGTCCGCGTGGCCATGGAGGACTACGAGCGGGAGCTGTACGGCGTCGAGGACGACTTCCACAGCCAGTTCGCTGCCGAGCTCGAG CAGGGACAGCGGCCCTATCACCATCCAGGGGCCGGCGCCGGCGGACGTTTGAGGAGGCCATAGCTAGAGGGGACGCTGCAGCTCTCGGCTCTCCAGTTGGACCTTCAGGGAACCGCAAATGCGGTGCCAGCAAGAGGCAGCTGGCCACTGCCGTGCAGAGGGACCGATCCCCGCCCCTCA GTCCCAGGGTCAAGCGGCCCAGGCTGGAGGCAGTCAAGAGGTTGAACTTCGAGCAGGATGAGATGGAAGAGTTGCTGCTTCCTGATTCTCCTCCTCAGGACATCACCCCCCCACCGAGTCCTGAGGTCCCTGCTGAGCTGTGGGGCAAGGG aactGTGGATGCTGAAGCTGACATGGGTCTTATACCAGCCTCGCCAGCCACTCGTAACCCGGTCCTGAGGCGACCCCCTGTCCTGGAGGACTACATCAATGTGACTTCCACGGGTGGTGAccgggcctttctggtgctacgGGCTGACCCAGTGGGCACTGGGGTACAG agccCTTTCTTGGACATCCAGTGGCGTGGACGTGGCCAGCTGGATCTGCTGGGTGTGTCCTTCACCTCTCTGAaggaacaggttgacagtgag CGACGGCAGCGGTCACTCGAAGAGGCCCAGCGGCTCTCAGATACACTCCACAG CCTCAGGACAGAGGAGGCGGAGCAGGAGGTTCCTGAGGAGGTGTCAGCCGACAGCCAAGATGACTCCCAGCACTGCCTCTGGGTGGATGAGTTTGCACCCCAGCGCTACACTGAGCTGCTCAGTGATGAT TTCACCAACCGCTGCCTCCTCAAGTGGCTGAAGCTGTGGGACCAGGTGGTGTTTGGCCAAGAGCGGCCGGCCCGGAAGCCCAGGCCCAGTGTGGAGTCAGCCCGGGCTGGCAAGGAGGCCACAACCACCAGCAAGTGGAAAAGCCACGAGCAGGTGTTGGAGGAGATGCTGGAGGCTGAGCTGGACCAGAGCCGGCGGCCCCGGCAGAAA GTGGCGCTGCTGTGTGGACCCCCTGGGCTGGGCAAGACCACCCTGGCCCATGTAATAGCAAAGCATGCTGGGTACTGTGTGGTGGAAATGAATGCAAG TGACGACCGCAGCCCCGAGGCCTTCCGCACACACATTGAGGCAGCGACACAGATGGAGTCAGTGCTGGGTGCTGGTGGGAAGCCCAACTGCCTGGTCATTGACGAGATCGATGGGGCCTCCACG GCTGCCATCAACGTACTCCTCAGCATCATTGAGCGCAAGGGCCCGAAGGAGGCGAAGCCAGGGAGTCTGGCCATGCTGGCCGGTGAGGGGCGGCGGCTGCGGCCAGAGGGGGGTGTCTTGATGAGACCAGTCATCTGTATCTGTAATGACCA GTTTGCGCCCTCTCTGCGACAGCTGAAACAGCAGGCTTTGCTGCTTCACTTTCCACCTACAGTGCCCGCTAGACTCGTGCAGCGGCTGCAGGAg ATCTCCCTACGACAGGGCCTGCAGGCTGACCCGGGTGCCTTGGCAGCCCTGTGTGAGAAGACGGACAATGATATTCGTGCCTGCATCAACACCCTGCAG TTCCTGCACGGGCGGGGCCAGCGGGAGCTGAGTGTCCGGGCCGTGCAGACCACACGAGTCGGCCTCAAGGACCAGCGCAAGGGGCTGTTCTCCGTGTGGCAGGAGGTCTTCCAGCTGCCCCGGGCCCAGAG GAGAcgtgtgggccaggaccccactCTGCCTCCCCACACGCTCCTGCTGGGCGATGGGCTCACGGGCTCAGGGCACCAGGCTGCCGAGGCACCCCTGACCATGGCTGCAGAGCGGTTCTACCACATCCTGCATGTGGCTACCTCTGCGGGCGAGCACGAGAAAGTAGTCCAG GGCCTGTTTGACAACTTCCTGCGCCTGCGCCTGCGGGACTCCAGCCTCGGCACCGTGTGTGTGGCCCTCGACTGGCTGGCCTTTGAGGACCTGCTGGGCCAGGCCGCCTACCACAGCCAGAGCTTCCAGTTGCTGCGCTATCAGCCCTTCCTGCCCGTGGCCTTCCACCTGCTGTTCGCCTCCAGCCATGTGCCGAGGATTGCCTTCCCCAGCAGCCAGCAGGAG gcccagaACCGGATAAGTCAGATGCAGAACCTGATCCAGACGCTGGTGTCTGGTGTTGCACCAGCCACCCGCAGCCGAATGGCACGGCAGACCCTTGTCCTGGACACCTTCTGCCTGCTGCTGGACATCCTTATGCCTAAGCTTCGCCCT GTGAGCACACAGCTGTACAGTGCCCGTGAGAAGCTGCAACTGGCTACCCTCGTGGGCACCATGCTTGCCTACAGCCTCACTTACCGCCAGGAGCGCACGCCTGATGGGCAGTATGTCTACAGGCTGGAGCC GAACTTGGAGGAGGTCTGCCGCTTTCCTGAGCTGCCTGCCCGGAAGCCCCTCACCTACCAGGCGAAGCAGCTCATCGCCCGTGAGATCGAAATGGAAAAGATGCGGCGGGCGGAGGCCTTGGTCAGAGATGGCGACAGCCCCCAG GCGGACAAGAGTCCCCCGAGGGCCAAAGGTCCACAGAGGGGTGCTGGGGGAAAAGAGGCACAGCTACCCACTCCACGCAGCCATGAGCAGCGGCTGGAGCGTATCCTGAAGAGAGAAGCCCTAGAGGACCAG AGGATACAGCCCCAGAGACGGACGCAGTGGAGTGGCGCATGGGCACTGCGGTGGGCAGGAGTGACGTCTGGTTCCGCTTCAAAGAGGGCGTCTCCAACGCCGTGCGACGCAGCCTGCATATCAGGGACCTGCTATAGCTGA
- the CHTF18 gene encoding chromosome transmission fidelity protein 18 homolog isoform X2 → MEDYERELYGVEDDFHSQFAAELEVLAELEAGTAALSPSRGRRRRTFEEAIARGDAAALGSPVGPSGNRKCGASKRQLATAVQRDRSPPLSPRVKRPRLEAVKRLNFEQDEMEELLLPDSPPQDITPPPSPEVPAELWGKGTVDAEADMGLIPASPATRNPVLRRPPVLEDYINVTSTGGDRAFLVLRADPVGTGVQSPFLDIQWRGRGQLDLLGVSFTSLKEQVDSERRQRSLEEAQRLSDTLHSLRTEEAEQEVPEEVSADSQDDSQHCLWVDEFAPQRYTELLSDDFTNRCLLKWLKLWDQVVFGQERPARKPRPSVESARAGKEATTTSKWKSHEQVLEEMLEAELDQSRRPRQKVALLCGPPGLGKTTLAHVIAKHAGYCVVEMNASDDRSPEAFRTHIEAATQMESVLGAGGKPNCLVIDEIDGASTAAINVLLSIIERKGPKEAKPGSLAMLAGEGRRLRPEGGVLMRPVICICNDQFAPSLRQLKQQALLLHFPPTVPARLVQRLQEISLRQGLQADPGALAALCEKTDNDIRACINTLQFLHGRGQRELSVRAVQTTRVGLKDQRKGLFSVWQEVFQLPRAQRRRVGQDPTLPPHTLLLGDGLTGSGHQAAEAPLTMAAERFYHILHVATSAGEHEKVVQGLFDNFLRLRLRDSSLGTVCVALDWLAFEDLLGQAAYHSQSFQLLRYQPFLPVAFHLLFASSHVPRIAFPSSQQEAQNRISQMQNLIQTLVSGVAPATRSRMARQTLVLDTFCLLLDILMPKLRPVSTQLYSAREKLQLATLVGTMLAYSLTYRQERTPDGQYVYRLEPNLEEVCRFPELPARKPLTYQAKQLIAREIEMEKMRRAEALVRDGDSPQADKSPPRAKGPQRGAGGKEAQLPTPRSHEQRLERILKREALEDQTERDFFGRVVIKRAAALSAEDTAPETDAVEWRMGTAVGRSDVWFRFKEGVSNAVRRSLHIRDLL, encoded by the exons ATGGAGGACTACGAGCGGGAGCTGTACGGCGTCGAGGACGACTTCCACAGCCAGTTCGCTGCCGAGCTCGAGGTGCTGGCCGAGCTGGAAG CAGGGACAGCGGCCCTATCACCATCCAGGGGCCGGCGCCGGCGGACGTTTGAGGAGGCCATAGCTAGAGGGGACGCTGCAGCTCTCGGCTCTCCAGTTGGACCTTCAGGGAACCGCAAATGCGGTGCCAGCAAGAGGCAGCTGGCCACTGCCGTGCAGAGGGACCGATCCCCGCCCCTCA GTCCCAGGGTCAAGCGGCCCAGGCTGGAGGCAGTCAAGAGGTTGAACTTCGAGCAGGATGAGATGGAAGAGTTGCTGCTTCCTGATTCTCCTCCTCAGGACATCACCCCCCCACCGAGTCCTGAGGTCCCTGCTGAGCTGTGGGGCAAGGG aactGTGGATGCTGAAGCTGACATGGGTCTTATACCAGCCTCGCCAGCCACTCGTAACCCGGTCCTGAGGCGACCCCCTGTCCTGGAGGACTACATCAATGTGACTTCCACGGGTGGTGAccgggcctttctggtgctacgGGCTGACCCAGTGGGCACTGGGGTACAG agccCTTTCTTGGACATCCAGTGGCGTGGACGTGGCCAGCTGGATCTGCTGGGTGTGTCCTTCACCTCTCTGAaggaacaggttgacagtgag CGACGGCAGCGGTCACTCGAAGAGGCCCAGCGGCTCTCAGATACACTCCACAG CCTCAGGACAGAGGAGGCGGAGCAGGAGGTTCCTGAGGAGGTGTCAGCCGACAGCCAAGATGACTCCCAGCACTGCCTCTGGGTGGATGAGTTTGCACCCCAGCGCTACACTGAGCTGCTCAGTGATGAT TTCACCAACCGCTGCCTCCTCAAGTGGCTGAAGCTGTGGGACCAGGTGGTGTTTGGCCAAGAGCGGCCGGCCCGGAAGCCCAGGCCCAGTGTGGAGTCAGCCCGGGCTGGCAAGGAGGCCACAACCACCAGCAAGTGGAAAAGCCACGAGCAGGTGTTGGAGGAGATGCTGGAGGCTGAGCTGGACCAGAGCCGGCGGCCCCGGCAGAAA GTGGCGCTGCTGTGTGGACCCCCTGGGCTGGGCAAGACCACCCTGGCCCATGTAATAGCAAAGCATGCTGGGTACTGTGTGGTGGAAATGAATGCAAG TGACGACCGCAGCCCCGAGGCCTTCCGCACACACATTGAGGCAGCGACACAGATGGAGTCAGTGCTGGGTGCTGGTGGGAAGCCCAACTGCCTGGTCATTGACGAGATCGATGGGGCCTCCACG GCTGCCATCAACGTACTCCTCAGCATCATTGAGCGCAAGGGCCCGAAGGAGGCGAAGCCAGGGAGTCTGGCCATGCTGGCCGGTGAGGGGCGGCGGCTGCGGCCAGAGGGGGGTGTCTTGATGAGACCAGTCATCTGTATCTGTAATGACCA GTTTGCGCCCTCTCTGCGACAGCTGAAACAGCAGGCTTTGCTGCTTCACTTTCCACCTACAGTGCCCGCTAGACTCGTGCAGCGGCTGCAGGAg ATCTCCCTACGACAGGGCCTGCAGGCTGACCCGGGTGCCTTGGCAGCCCTGTGTGAGAAGACGGACAATGATATTCGTGCCTGCATCAACACCCTGCAG TTCCTGCACGGGCGGGGCCAGCGGGAGCTGAGTGTCCGGGCCGTGCAGACCACACGAGTCGGCCTCAAGGACCAGCGCAAGGGGCTGTTCTCCGTGTGGCAGGAGGTCTTCCAGCTGCCCCGGGCCCAGAG GAGAcgtgtgggccaggaccccactCTGCCTCCCCACACGCTCCTGCTGGGCGATGGGCTCACGGGCTCAGGGCACCAGGCTGCCGAGGCACCCCTGACCATGGCTGCAGAGCGGTTCTACCACATCCTGCATGTGGCTACCTCTGCGGGCGAGCACGAGAAAGTAGTCCAG GGCCTGTTTGACAACTTCCTGCGCCTGCGCCTGCGGGACTCCAGCCTCGGCACCGTGTGTGTGGCCCTCGACTGGCTGGCCTTTGAGGACCTGCTGGGCCAGGCCGCCTACCACAGCCAGAGCTTCCAGTTGCTGCGCTATCAGCCCTTCCTGCCCGTGGCCTTCCACCTGCTGTTCGCCTCCAGCCATGTGCCGAGGATTGCCTTCCCCAGCAGCCAGCAGGAG gcccagaACCGGATAAGTCAGATGCAGAACCTGATCCAGACGCTGGTGTCTGGTGTTGCACCAGCCACCCGCAGCCGAATGGCACGGCAGACCCTTGTCCTGGACACCTTCTGCCTGCTGCTGGACATCCTTATGCCTAAGCTTCGCCCT GTGAGCACACAGCTGTACAGTGCCCGTGAGAAGCTGCAACTGGCTACCCTCGTGGGCACCATGCTTGCCTACAGCCTCACTTACCGCCAGGAGCGCACGCCTGATGGGCAGTATGTCTACAGGCTGGAGCC GAACTTGGAGGAGGTCTGCCGCTTTCCTGAGCTGCCTGCCCGGAAGCCCCTCACCTACCAGGCGAAGCAGCTCATCGCCCGTGAGATCGAAATGGAAAAGATGCGGCGGGCGGAGGCCTTGGTCAGAGATGGCGACAGCCCCCAG GCGGACAAGAGTCCCCCGAGGGCCAAAGGTCCACAGAGGGGTGCTGGGGGAAAAGAGGCACAGCTACCCACTCCACGCAGCCATGAGCAGCGGCTGGAGCGTATCCTGAAGAGAGAAGCCCTAGAGGACCAG ACCGAGAGGGACTTCTTCGGCCGTGTGGTCATCAAGAGAGCAGCAGCCCTGAGcgcag AGGATACAGCCCCAGAGACGGACGCAGTGGAGTGGCGCATGGGCACTGCGGTGGGCAGGAGTGACGTCTGGTTCCGCTTCAAAGAGGGCGTCTCCAACGCCGTGCGACGCAGCCTGCATATCAGGGACCTGCTATAG
- the CHTF18 gene encoding chromosome transmission fidelity protein 18 homolog isoform X3: protein MEDYERELYGVEDDFHSQFAAELEVLAELEGTAALSPSRGRRRRTFEEAIARGDAAALGSPVGPSGNRKCGASKRQLATAVQRDRSPPLSPRVKRPRLEAVKRLNFEQDEMEELLLPDSPPQDITPPPSPEVPAELWGKGTVDAEADMGLIPASPATRNPVLRRPPVLEDYINVTSTGGDRAFLVLRADPVGTGVQSPFLDIQWRGRGQLDLLGVSFTSLKEQVDSERRQRSLEEAQRLSDTLHSLRTEEAEQEVPEEVSADSQDDSQHCLWVDEFAPQRYTELLSDDFTNRCLLKWLKLWDQVVFGQERPARKPRPSVESARAGKEATTTSKWKSHEQVLEEMLEAELDQSRRPRQKVALLCGPPGLGKTTLAHVIAKHAGYCVVEMNASDDRSPEAFRTHIEAATQMESVLGAGGKPNCLVIDEIDGASTAAINVLLSIIERKGPKEAKPGSLAMLAGEGRRLRPEGGVLMRPVICICNDQFAPSLRQLKQQALLLHFPPTVPARLVQRLQEISLRQGLQADPGALAALCEKTDNDIRACINTLQFLHGRGQRELSVRAVQTTRVGLKDQRKGLFSVWQEVFQLPRAQRRRVGQDPTLPPHTLLLGDGLTGSGHQAAEAPLTMAAERFYHILHVATSAGEHEKVVQGLFDNFLRLRLRDSSLGTVCVALDWLAFEDLLGQAAYHSQSFQLLRYQPFLPVAFHLLFASSHVPRIAFPSSQQEAQNRISQMQNLIQTLVSGVAPATRSRMARQTLVLDTFCLLLDILMPKLRPVSTQLYSAREKLQLATLVGTMLAYSLTYRQERTPDGQYVYRLEPNLEEVCRFPELPARKPLTYQAKQLIAREIEMEKMRRAEALVRDGDSPQADKSPPRAKGPQRGAGGKEAQLPTPRSHEQRLERILKREALEDQTERDFFGRVVIKRAAALSAEDTAPETDAVEWRMGTAVGRSDVWFRFKEGVSNAVRRSLHIRDLL from the exons ATGGAGGACTACGAGCGGGAGCTGTACGGCGTCGAGGACGACTTCCACAGCCAGTTCGCTGCCGAGCTCGAGGTGCTGGCCGAGCTGGAAG GGACAGCGGCCCTATCACCATCCAGGGGCCGGCGCCGGCGGACGTTTGAGGAGGCCATAGCTAGAGGGGACGCTGCAGCTCTCGGCTCTCCAGTTGGACCTTCAGGGAACCGCAAATGCGGTGCCAGCAAGAGGCAGCTGGCCACTGCCGTGCAGAGGGACCGATCCCCGCCCCTCA GTCCCAGGGTCAAGCGGCCCAGGCTGGAGGCAGTCAAGAGGTTGAACTTCGAGCAGGATGAGATGGAAGAGTTGCTGCTTCCTGATTCTCCTCCTCAGGACATCACCCCCCCACCGAGTCCTGAGGTCCCTGCTGAGCTGTGGGGCAAGGG aactGTGGATGCTGAAGCTGACATGGGTCTTATACCAGCCTCGCCAGCCACTCGTAACCCGGTCCTGAGGCGACCCCCTGTCCTGGAGGACTACATCAATGTGACTTCCACGGGTGGTGAccgggcctttctggtgctacgGGCTGACCCAGTGGGCACTGGGGTACAG agccCTTTCTTGGACATCCAGTGGCGTGGACGTGGCCAGCTGGATCTGCTGGGTGTGTCCTTCACCTCTCTGAaggaacaggttgacagtgag CGACGGCAGCGGTCACTCGAAGAGGCCCAGCGGCTCTCAGATACACTCCACAG CCTCAGGACAGAGGAGGCGGAGCAGGAGGTTCCTGAGGAGGTGTCAGCCGACAGCCAAGATGACTCCCAGCACTGCCTCTGGGTGGATGAGTTTGCACCCCAGCGCTACACTGAGCTGCTCAGTGATGAT TTCACCAACCGCTGCCTCCTCAAGTGGCTGAAGCTGTGGGACCAGGTGGTGTTTGGCCAAGAGCGGCCGGCCCGGAAGCCCAGGCCCAGTGTGGAGTCAGCCCGGGCTGGCAAGGAGGCCACAACCACCAGCAAGTGGAAAAGCCACGAGCAGGTGTTGGAGGAGATGCTGGAGGCTGAGCTGGACCAGAGCCGGCGGCCCCGGCAGAAA GTGGCGCTGCTGTGTGGACCCCCTGGGCTGGGCAAGACCACCCTGGCCCATGTAATAGCAAAGCATGCTGGGTACTGTGTGGTGGAAATGAATGCAAG TGACGACCGCAGCCCCGAGGCCTTCCGCACACACATTGAGGCAGCGACACAGATGGAGTCAGTGCTGGGTGCTGGTGGGAAGCCCAACTGCCTGGTCATTGACGAGATCGATGGGGCCTCCACG GCTGCCATCAACGTACTCCTCAGCATCATTGAGCGCAAGGGCCCGAAGGAGGCGAAGCCAGGGAGTCTGGCCATGCTGGCCGGTGAGGGGCGGCGGCTGCGGCCAGAGGGGGGTGTCTTGATGAGACCAGTCATCTGTATCTGTAATGACCA GTTTGCGCCCTCTCTGCGACAGCTGAAACAGCAGGCTTTGCTGCTTCACTTTCCACCTACAGTGCCCGCTAGACTCGTGCAGCGGCTGCAGGAg ATCTCCCTACGACAGGGCCTGCAGGCTGACCCGGGTGCCTTGGCAGCCCTGTGTGAGAAGACGGACAATGATATTCGTGCCTGCATCAACACCCTGCAG TTCCTGCACGGGCGGGGCCAGCGGGAGCTGAGTGTCCGGGCCGTGCAGACCACACGAGTCGGCCTCAAGGACCAGCGCAAGGGGCTGTTCTCCGTGTGGCAGGAGGTCTTCCAGCTGCCCCGGGCCCAGAG GAGAcgtgtgggccaggaccccactCTGCCTCCCCACACGCTCCTGCTGGGCGATGGGCTCACGGGCTCAGGGCACCAGGCTGCCGAGGCACCCCTGACCATGGCTGCAGAGCGGTTCTACCACATCCTGCATGTGGCTACCTCTGCGGGCGAGCACGAGAAAGTAGTCCAG GGCCTGTTTGACAACTTCCTGCGCCTGCGCCTGCGGGACTCCAGCCTCGGCACCGTGTGTGTGGCCCTCGACTGGCTGGCCTTTGAGGACCTGCTGGGCCAGGCCGCCTACCACAGCCAGAGCTTCCAGTTGCTGCGCTATCAGCCCTTCCTGCCCGTGGCCTTCCACCTGCTGTTCGCCTCCAGCCATGTGCCGAGGATTGCCTTCCCCAGCAGCCAGCAGGAG gcccagaACCGGATAAGTCAGATGCAGAACCTGATCCAGACGCTGGTGTCTGGTGTTGCACCAGCCACCCGCAGCCGAATGGCACGGCAGACCCTTGTCCTGGACACCTTCTGCCTGCTGCTGGACATCCTTATGCCTAAGCTTCGCCCT GTGAGCACACAGCTGTACAGTGCCCGTGAGAAGCTGCAACTGGCTACCCTCGTGGGCACCATGCTTGCCTACAGCCTCACTTACCGCCAGGAGCGCACGCCTGATGGGCAGTATGTCTACAGGCTGGAGCC GAACTTGGAGGAGGTCTGCCGCTTTCCTGAGCTGCCTGCCCGGAAGCCCCTCACCTACCAGGCGAAGCAGCTCATCGCCCGTGAGATCGAAATGGAAAAGATGCGGCGGGCGGAGGCCTTGGTCAGAGATGGCGACAGCCCCCAG GCGGACAAGAGTCCCCCGAGGGCCAAAGGTCCACAGAGGGGTGCTGGGGGAAAAGAGGCACAGCTACCCACTCCACGCAGCCATGAGCAGCGGCTGGAGCGTATCCTGAAGAGAGAAGCCCTAGAGGACCAG ACCGAGAGGGACTTCTTCGGCCGTGTGGTCATCAAGAGAGCAGCAGCCCTGAGcgcag AGGATACAGCCCCAGAGACGGACGCAGTGGAGTGGCGCATGGGCACTGCGGTGGGCAGGAGTGACGTCTGGTTCCGCTTCAAAGAGGGCGTCTCCAACGCCGTGCGACGCAGCCTGCATATCAGGGACCTGCTATAG